From a single Mycolicibacterium mengxianglii genomic region:
- a CDS encoding WcbI family polysaccharide biosynthesis putative acetyltransferase has protein sequence MNADAGRTWHYRDFYRPAGTPPAERLPLWLVIGNCQAEALRLTLDAVVDRPYRTARIPPVHELEPADLPYLRVLLSEAAVLVSQPIRDNYRGLPVGSAELRAQLSPGATVVRWPVIRDASLYPFQVIVRHPADRAATPPLVPYHDLRTVAAARDGRDPDQPWDVEVTEEQIRAAAQASRAELARRERRDTDVGISDALASFGAQAAHTINHPGNPVFYELATRILDFQGVRGDVPSRDRQLLSSAYAPLEPRVLTALGITGTARPQWCLNGETLTPDQVHAAQLCWYHANPDYIRLAVERHGHLMELLGLTASARRPPVARR, from the coding sequence GTGAACGCTGACGCCGGCCGCACCTGGCACTACCGAGATTTTTACCGGCCCGCCGGAACGCCGCCCGCAGAGCGCCTTCCGCTGTGGCTGGTGATCGGCAACTGCCAAGCCGAAGCGCTGCGGCTCACTTTGGACGCTGTTGTCGACCGCCCGTACCGGACGGCGCGGATCCCCCCGGTGCACGAGCTCGAGCCCGCAGACCTGCCCTACCTGCGCGTATTGCTCTCCGAGGCCGCCGTGCTGGTGAGTCAGCCCATCCGGGACAACTACCGCGGCCTGCCGGTCGGCAGCGCCGAACTTCGCGCGCAGTTGTCGCCGGGAGCGACGGTGGTGCGCTGGCCGGTCATCCGGGATGCGAGCCTGTATCCCTTCCAGGTCATCGTCCGCCACCCCGCCGATCGCGCCGCTACCCCGCCGCTGGTCCCTTACCACGACCTGCGCACCGTGGCCGCGGCCCGCGACGGACGCGATCCCGATCAGCCGTGGGACGTCGAGGTGACCGAGGAACAGATCCGGGCCGCGGCACAGGCGAGCCGCGCCGAACTCGCGCGCCGGGAGCGCCGCGACACCGATGTGGGCATCTCGGATGCGCTGGCCTCCTTCGGAGCGCAGGCCGCACACACGATCAACCACCCGGGCAACCCGGTGTTCTACGAACTGGCGACCCGGATCCTGGATTTCCAGGGTGTGCGCGGCGACGTGCCGTCTCGGGATCGGCAACTGCTGTCCTCGGCTTACGCGCCGCTGGAACCACGCGTGCTGACAGCGCTCGGCATCACCGGCACTGCCCGCCCCCAGTGGTGCCTCAACGGAGAAACGCTGACACCGGACCAGGTGCACGCCGCCCAATTGTGCTGGTATCACGCCAATCCCGACTACATCAGGCTGGCCGTGGAGCGGCACGGCCATCTCATGGAACTGCTGGGGCTCACCGCCTCGGCCCGCCGACCACCTGTGGCGCGCCGATGA
- a CDS encoding glycosyltransferase gives MITVASVPAGHPYVAAVVDPNSVVLLPDPTPPGVTEPDRWWPPRLLDPAYLSTQLGSFDLLHVHFGFDATPPETLAEVAALLDRSGIPLIVTVHDLDNPHFLDQTEHHRRLGVLLAAASAVVTLTEGAAREIEHRWRKNSVVLPHPNVVPLEEIGAPRVHREPVVAIHAKGLRANIDPWPVLDALMAHPLTGRHLRLDLDESALASARADEVSDQRLSAYRAAGVDVRVHPRFSDAELSGYLGDIDVLVLPYRFGTHSGWVEACRDAGVRAVVPDCGHLHEQHLFPVYRYDRAGLDTAGLVRAVEVAIDQASQPPSISGAVLREHREHQRNWVRRQMAQVYSRSLAREVVA, from the coding sequence GTGATCACTGTGGCATCGGTGCCCGCCGGGCATCCCTACGTCGCCGCAGTCGTCGACCCCAATAGTGTTGTGCTACTTCCGGATCCGACGCCGCCGGGGGTGACTGAGCCTGACCGGTGGTGGCCGCCGCGGCTGCTGGATCCCGCTTACCTGTCGACTCAGCTCGGCTCGTTCGACCTGCTGCATGTGCACTTCGGTTTCGACGCCACACCGCCTGAGACGCTCGCCGAGGTGGCCGCGCTGCTCGACCGCAGCGGCATACCGCTGATTGTGACCGTGCACGATCTGGACAATCCCCATTTCCTCGATCAGACCGAGCACCACCGGCGACTCGGGGTACTGCTGGCCGCCGCCTCGGCGGTGGTCACCCTGACCGAGGGTGCCGCCCGGGAGATCGAGCACCGCTGGCGCAAGAACAGCGTGGTGCTACCCCACCCCAACGTGGTGCCGCTCGAGGAGATCGGTGCACCGCGGGTGCACCGGGAGCCGGTCGTCGCGATCCACGCCAAGGGGCTGCGGGCCAATATCGACCCGTGGCCGGTGCTCGACGCGCTGATGGCCCATCCGCTGACCGGCCGGCACCTGCGCCTGGACCTCGACGAGTCCGCGCTGGCCTCGGCCCGTGCTGATGAGGTGTCAGACCAGCGGTTGTCCGCATACCGGGCCGCGGGCGTGGACGTGCGCGTGCACCCGCGGTTCAGTGACGCGGAGTTGAGTGGCTACCTCGGCGACATCGACGTCCTGGTGCTGCCCTACCGGTTCGGTACGCACTCGGGGTGGGTCGAGGCCTGCCGTGACGCCGGTGTGCGCGCTGTGGTGCCGGATTGCGGCCATCTGCACGAGCAACATCTGTTCCCGGTGTATCGGTACGACCGGGCGGGCCTCGACACCGCCGGGCTGGTGCGGGCCGTCGAGGTCGCGATCGACCAGGCCTCCCAGCCGCCGAGCATCTCCGGCGCGGTGTTACGGGAACATCGGGAGCACCAGCGCAACTGGGTGCGACGCCAGATGGCCCAGGTGTACAGCAGGTCCCTGGCCAGGGAAGTTGTTGCGTGA
- a CDS encoding class I SAM-dependent methyltransferase — protein MTGSATFDAPVSHWQDIPGWFQWRDGQSEAVAHFPDGSRFVEVGVYLGKSLCSLAEVVADSGRDITVLGVDTCRGSGPEGVRDIDAHGPAVEHGAGTMAGLLHRNVIACGFADSVQILISDSLRAAALFPDASLTWVHLDARHDYDSVVADIEAWRPKVAAGGWLSGDDYDEHAWPGVVAAVRDAVPDAARWSTNQWRLTL, from the coding sequence ATGACGGGCAGCGCCACATTCGACGCCCCGGTCTCCCACTGGCAGGACATCCCGGGTTGGTTCCAGTGGCGCGACGGGCAGAGCGAAGCCGTCGCGCACTTTCCCGATGGGAGCCGGTTCGTCGAAGTCGGCGTCTACCTCGGCAAGAGCCTGTGTTCGCTGGCGGAGGTGGTGGCCGACAGCGGCCGCGACATCACGGTGCTGGGGGTGGACACCTGCCGGGGGAGTGGACCGGAGGGGGTGCGCGACATCGACGCCCACGGCCCGGCGGTGGAACACGGCGCCGGCACCATGGCGGGACTGTTGCACCGCAATGTGATTGCCTGCGGTTTCGCCGATTCGGTGCAGATCCTGATCTCCGATTCCCTGCGCGCAGCCGCGTTGTTCCCGGATGCGTCGCTGACGTGGGTGCATCTGGACGCCCGGCACGATTACGACAGCGTGGTCGCCGACATCGAGGCGTGGCGGCCGAAGGTGGCGGCCGGGGGTTGGCTTTCCGGCGATGATTACGACGAGCACGCCTGGCCGGGCGTTGTCGCCGCGGTCCGGGATGCGGTGCCGGACGCGGCCCGCTGGTCCACCAACCAGTGGCGGCTAACTTTGTAA
- a CDS encoding ABC transporter permease, with protein MSVFVDITAAEEPAAATSRASASSQWKGRVTRGLLPLLSLVIFFAVWQLAAASGIWNPTFVPYPSTVWHAFVDVSTTHDGIRGYAGYLLWEHLYMTLRRVLVGVVIGVAVGVVLGLLMGSISWVRSVLEPWLTFLRALPPLAYFFLLVIWLGIDEAPKITLLALAALPPAAVATTAAVVAAPVGLQEAARALGASRAEVIRDVVVPSALPETFTGIRLAVGMAYSSVVAAELFNGIPGVGGLVKDASNYNNTPVVLVGIFAIGISGLAIDSLLRAIERRSVPWRGKI; from the coding sequence GTGTCGGTATTCGTCGATATCACCGCAGCCGAAGAACCGGCTGCCGCCACGTCACGGGCGAGCGCGTCCAGCCAGTGGAAAGGCCGGGTGACGCGCGGGCTGCTACCGCTGCTCTCACTCGTGATCTTCTTCGCCGTCTGGCAGCTGGCAGCGGCTAGCGGCATCTGGAACCCGACGTTCGTGCCGTACCCGAGCACGGTCTGGCATGCGTTCGTCGACGTCTCCACGACCCACGACGGTATTCGCGGCTACGCCGGCTACCTGTTGTGGGAACACCTCTATATGACCCTGCGCCGGGTCCTCGTCGGCGTGGTGATCGGCGTGGCGGTCGGGGTCGTGCTGGGACTGCTGATGGGCTCGATCAGTTGGGTTCGCAGTGTTCTCGAACCGTGGCTGACGTTCCTGCGTGCACTTCCGCCGCTGGCGTACTTCTTCCTACTCGTCATCTGGCTGGGCATCGACGAGGCGCCGAAGATCACGCTGCTGGCCTTGGCCGCGCTGCCCCCGGCCGCGGTGGCGACCACCGCCGCCGTCGTCGCCGCCCCGGTCGGCCTGCAGGAGGCGGCCCGCGCACTGGGTGCCAGCCGCGCCGAGGTGATCCGCGATGTTGTTGTGCCCTCGGCACTTCCAGAGACCTTCACCGGCATCCGGCTGGCCGTGGGAATGGCCTACTCATCGGTGGTGGCGGCCGAGCTGTTCAACGGCATCCCCGGTGTCGGCGGTCTGGTCAAAGACGCGAGCAATTACAACAACACCCCCGTCGTCCTGGTCGGGATCTTCGCCATCGGGATCTCCGGCCTGGCCATCGACAGTCTGCTTCGCGCCATCGAGCGCCGTAGCGTCCCCTGGAGAGGAAAGATATGA
- a CDS encoding taurine ABC transporter substrate-binding protein — translation MNIKAVLAAVAASALALAGCSVDHSGQEAGKQTIRIGYQTFPSGDLIVKNNKWLEEALPDYNIKWTKFDSGADVNTAFIADELDFGALGSSPVARGLSAPLNIGYQVAFVLDVAGDNEALVARNGSGVNTIPELKGKRIATPFASTAHYSLLAALDQAGLSPKDVSLVDLQPQAILAAWERGDIDAAYTWLPTLDQLRSTGKDLITSRQLATDGKPTLDLGAVATGFAEAHPEVVDIWRQQQARALDTIHDEPDAAAKAIAAEIGLTPEDVAGQLKQGVYLTPAEVASEEWLGTDGNPGNLAVNLESASRFLAQQQQIPEAAPLETFQKAVYTKGLPDVLDQ, via the coding sequence ATGAACATCAAGGCAGTGCTTGCGGCCGTGGCCGCCTCGGCATTGGCGTTGGCCGGTTGCTCGGTGGACCATTCGGGTCAGGAGGCCGGCAAGCAGACCATTCGCATTGGCTACCAGACCTTTCCGAGCGGCGACCTGATCGTCAAGAACAACAAGTGGCTCGAGGAGGCGCTGCCCGACTACAACATCAAGTGGACGAAGTTCGACTCCGGTGCCGACGTCAACACCGCGTTCATCGCCGACGAGCTGGACTTCGGGGCGTTGGGATCGAGTCCGGTGGCTCGTGGCCTGTCGGCGCCACTGAACATCGGTTACCAGGTCGCGTTCGTCCTGGATGTCGCCGGCGACAACGAAGCGCTGGTGGCCCGAAATGGCAGCGGCGTCAACACGATTCCCGAATTGAAGGGCAAGCGGATCGCCACACCGTTCGCTTCCACCGCCCACTACAGCCTGCTGGCCGCGCTCGACCAGGCCGGGTTGTCGCCCAAGGACGTTTCGCTGGTGGACCTGCAACCGCAGGCCATCCTGGCGGCGTGGGAGCGTGGTGACATCGATGCCGCCTACACCTGGCTGCCGACGCTGGACCAGTTGCGTTCCACCGGAAAGGATCTGATCACCAGCCGACAGCTCGCCACGGACGGCAAGCCGACGCTGGATCTGGGTGCGGTGGCAACCGGTTTCGCCGAAGCCCACCCCGAGGTGGTCGACATCTGGCGCCAACAGCAGGCACGCGCGCTGGACACCATTCACGACGAACCCGATGCCGCGGCCAAAGCCATCGCCGCCGAGATCGGTCTGACACCCGAGGACGTCGCCGGACAGCTGAAACAGGGCGTTTATCTGACACCGGCCGAGGTAGCCTCCGAAGAATGGCTGGGCACCGACGGCAACCCCGGCAACCTCGCGGTCAACCTCGAGAGCGCTTCGCGGTTCCTGGCGCAGCAGCAGCAGATCCCGGAGGCGGCGCCGCTGGAGACGTTCCAGAAAGCTGTGTACACCAAGGGGTTACCGGATGTCCTCGACCAGTAA
- a CDS encoding ABC transporter ATP-binding protein — MSSTSNAVTGGVRLVNVKHSYGRGSNEVTAVGPVDLEVEPGAFLVLVGASGCGKSTLLRLLAGFEEPTDGEVAVSGAAPTPGVSAGVVFQQPRLFPWRTVGGNIDLALKYAKVPRERRAQRRDQLLERVGLEGTAGRKIWEISGGQQQRVAIARALAAETPLFLLDEPFAALDALTRERLQEDVRQVSAESGRTTVFVTHSADEAAFLGSRIVVLTRRPGQVALDIPVHLPRTGVDPDDLRRSPEYTELRAEVGRAVKAAAA, encoded by the coding sequence ATGTCCTCGACCAGTAACGCCGTCACCGGCGGGGTGCGCCTGGTCAATGTGAAGCACAGCTACGGCCGTGGCAGCAATGAGGTGACGGCTGTGGGGCCTGTTGATCTCGAGGTCGAACCCGGCGCATTCCTGGTCCTGGTCGGGGCGTCGGGCTGTGGCAAGAGCACGCTGCTGCGGTTGCTCGCCGGCTTCGAGGAGCCCACCGATGGCGAGGTGGCCGTGTCCGGTGCAGCGCCCACCCCGGGTGTCAGCGCGGGAGTGGTGTTCCAACAGCCGCGGTTGTTTCCGTGGCGTACGGTCGGCGGGAACATCGACCTGGCACTGAAGTACGCGAAGGTGCCCCGGGAGCGCCGGGCACAGCGTCGCGACCAGCTACTGGAGCGGGTCGGCCTCGAAGGAACGGCCGGCCGCAAGATCTGGGAGATCAGCGGCGGTCAGCAGCAGCGGGTGGCGATCGCCCGGGCTCTCGCCGCGGAGACCCCGTTGTTCCTGCTCGATGAGCCGTTCGCGGCGCTGGACGCCCTGACCCGCGAGCGGCTGCAGGAAGACGTCCGCCAGGTCAGCGCCGAGTCCGGCCGTACCACGGTGTTCGTCACCCACAGCGCTGACGAGGCAGCCTTTCTCGGATCACGGATCGTGGTGCTGACCCGCCGGCCGGGGCAGGTCGCGCTCGACATCCCGGTGCACCTGCCACGCACCGGCGTGGATCCCGACGATCTGCGGCGGTCGCCGGAGTACACCGAGTTACGCGCCGAGGTGGGCAGAGCCGTCAAGGCCGCGGCCGCCTAG
- a CDS encoding GntR family transcriptional regulator, translating to MEQLNRESLREQSLRIVRQAIASGEIAPGEIYSASALAARLGVSNSPVREAMLALVDQRIMEPVRNRGFRVVPISAHDLDEIGEMRRMLEVPGVVTLVERASDADIEKLRPVAAEIVEAANAGEVERFLDTDRRFHLELLALTGNDRLVQAVAQLRDQSRHFGVNTLAAQGFLNETAPEHFEILDALLARNASAVEAIMTGHLAHIRGDWGAGRTP from the coding sequence GTGGAGCAACTTAATCGGGAGAGCTTGCGCGAACAGTCCCTGAGGATCGTGCGGCAGGCGATCGCCTCGGGGGAGATTGCGCCAGGCGAGATCTACTCGGCCTCCGCACTGGCAGCTCGCCTCGGAGTGTCCAACAGTCCGGTGCGGGAGGCCATGCTCGCCCTGGTCGACCAACGCATCATGGAACCGGTGCGGAACCGCGGTTTCCGAGTGGTACCGATCAGCGCGCACGATCTCGATGAGATCGGGGAGATGCGTCGAATGTTGGAGGTTCCCGGTGTGGTCACGCTGGTTGAGCGGGCCAGCGATGCCGATATCGAGAAGCTGCGGCCGGTGGCGGCCGAAATCGTGGAGGCGGCCAACGCGGGCGAGGTCGAGCGGTTCCTCGACACCGACCGCCGCTTCCACCTCGAACTGCTGGCGCTCACCGGCAACGACCGGCTGGTACAAGCGGTCGCCCAACTGCGTGATCAGAGTCGCCATTTCGGCGTCAACACTTTGGCGGCACAAGGCTTTCTGAATGAAACCGCCCCTGAGCACTTCGAAATCCTGGACGCATTGCTGGCCAGGAACGCGTCGGCGGTGGAGGCCATCATGACTGGGCATCTGGCCCACATCCGAGGCGACTGGGGCGCCGGCCGGACACCCTGA
- a CDS encoding ornithine cyclodeaminase family protein yields MGVSQAPAFVTAAQFGGLISYPEAIGTLEEVLRTGLAVRTPLRTQTDLSNGHLLYMPAQVGGFVGVKIASVSPTNHERDLPRINGLLILSDSLTLQPVMIFDAAELTVLRTAALSAVAVQHLAPAAASTLVVFGTGPQAWGHIQAINAVRPLRKVVIVGRSVGPSSDLVARVSATGLAAEAGAPGSVAEADIVACCTSATSPLFDSAALKDDATVVAIGSHSPRAREVDTSLVRRAFVVVETRASAFAEAGDILLACSDGIPREQAVNAELADVVREPRTNTAGLRLFKGVGEAWADVAIASAAAMKLGSHPQLQTAR; encoded by the coding sequence ATGGGCGTTTCCCAGGCTCCAGCGTTCGTCACCGCGGCACAGTTCGGCGGCCTGATCTCGTATCCGGAGGCCATCGGCACGCTGGAAGAAGTGCTCCGGACGGGTCTGGCCGTGCGCACCCCGCTGCGCACCCAGACCGACCTGTCCAACGGGCACCTGCTGTACATGCCGGCGCAGGTCGGAGGTTTCGTCGGCGTGAAGATCGCGTCGGTCTCGCCGACAAATCACGAGCGTGACCTTCCTCGGATCAACGGCCTCCTCATCTTGTCCGACAGCCTCACCCTGCAACCGGTGATGATTTTCGACGCCGCGGAACTCACCGTGCTGCGAACAGCGGCATTGTCGGCAGTGGCGGTGCAGCACCTCGCTCCAGCAGCAGCCTCGACACTCGTCGTGTTCGGCACGGGTCCCCAGGCGTGGGGGCACATCCAGGCCATCAATGCCGTCCGCCCGTTGCGGAAGGTCGTCATCGTGGGCCGCTCGGTGGGGCCATCGTCGGACCTCGTCGCACGGGTGAGCGCGACGGGGCTCGCTGCCGAGGCGGGCGCACCCGGGTCCGTGGCCGAAGCCGACATCGTCGCGTGCTGCACCTCGGCGACCTCTCCGCTGTTCGACTCCGCTGCCCTCAAAGATGACGCCACCGTCGTGGCAATCGGCTCGCACTCTCCCCGGGCGCGCGAGGTCGACACCTCGCTCGTCCGACGGGCCTTCGTCGTCGTCGAAACCCGCGCGTCGGCCTTCGCCGAGGCCGGCGACATCCTTCTCGCCTGCAGTGATGGCATCCCCAGGGAACAGGCGGTCAACGCAGAGCTCGCAGACGTGGTGAGAGAACCACGGACGAACACGGCGGGACTGCGCCTGTTCAAAGGGGTGGGCGAGGCCTGGGCGGATGTCGCCATCGCTTCCGCAGCAGCCATGAAGCTCGGTAGCCATCCCCAACTACAGACAGCCCGGTAA
- a CDS encoding short-chain fatty acid transporter, whose amino-acid sequence MTIAAEQSPPRKPLDRLSNSLSNICVRWIPDPWVIVVLLTIVAGAASFFLTPGDLGLGKAETLVRGWGDGFWDLMQFGMQMSLMLLSGYVVASSPPVRRALIWVADRVSGPKATVATVALTSMILMWVHWGVGLIAAGILVRYFAARETKADYRLLVAAAYLGMAGTFHAGLSSSAGLLVATPGHFAEEYFGIIPMSQTVFSPFNLALVAITIVAWTITAVALQPSPKETVSAPEDVRERIAAEFAKEDAARNSGDTAGKRTPVDIIENSRWVNGTIGVLGLVYIVLYFSSLEDGILNGLTLNSVNFIFLFVGILLHGTPKALLAAAQTGGSFVWGVLLQFPFYAGILGMLVVSGLSERIASWFQAIANEHTYPLFVYWYSGIVNFFVPSGGSKFAIEASYIGEAAQALDVPLDLTVIAYIWGDMSTNALQPFWALPLLALCGLSFRHIMGFLVIFALVTCTIGTAAFLLAPLFF is encoded by the coding sequence ATGACCATCGCTGCGGAGCAGAGCCCTCCCCGCAAGCCGCTAGACAGGCTCTCCAACTCTCTGAGCAACATCTGTGTGCGCTGGATTCCAGACCCGTGGGTCATCGTCGTGCTGTTGACGATCGTCGCCGGCGCCGCTTCGTTCTTCCTCACCCCTGGTGATCTGGGCCTCGGCAAAGCCGAGACACTGGTCCGGGGTTGGGGTGACGGCTTCTGGGACCTGATGCAGTTCGGCATGCAGATGTCGTTGATGCTGCTCAGTGGCTATGTGGTGGCCAGCTCCCCGCCGGTCCGACGCGCGCTGATCTGGGTCGCGGACCGGGTGTCCGGGCCGAAGGCCACGGTCGCCACCGTCGCACTGACCAGCATGATCCTCATGTGGGTCCACTGGGGCGTGGGTCTGATCGCGGCCGGAATCCTGGTCCGCTACTTCGCCGCGCGGGAAACCAAGGCGGACTACCGTCTCCTGGTCGCCGCGGCCTATCTGGGGATGGCCGGCACCTTCCATGCCGGACTGTCCTCGTCGGCGGGACTTCTCGTGGCGACACCGGGCCACTTCGCCGAAGAGTATTTCGGCATCATCCCGATGAGCCAGACCGTCTTCTCCCCGTTCAACCTGGCTCTGGTGGCCATCACCATCGTGGCCTGGACGATCACGGCGGTGGCGCTTCAGCCCAGCCCGAAGGAGACGGTCAGCGCCCCGGAGGACGTCCGCGAAAGGATCGCCGCGGAGTTCGCGAAGGAAGACGCAGCGCGGAACTCCGGCGACACCGCGGGCAAGCGCACACCGGTGGACATCATCGAGAATTCCCGCTGGGTCAACGGCACCATCGGCGTACTCGGGTTGGTCTACATCGTCCTGTACTTCAGCTCTCTCGAGGACGGCATCCTCAATGGCCTCACCCTCAATTCGGTCAACTTCATCTTCCTGTTCGTCGGAATCCTGCTGCACGGGACACCCAAGGCACTGCTCGCAGCCGCGCAGACCGGTGGTTCGTTCGTGTGGGGAGTACTGCTGCAGTTCCCCTTCTACGCAGGCATCCTCGGGATGCTCGTGGTATCCGGGTTGAGTGAGCGCATCGCATCCTGGTTCCAGGCCATTGCCAACGAACACACCTATCCGTTGTTCGTGTACTGGTACTCGGGGATCGTGAACTTCTTTGTGCCCTCGGGCGGATCGAAGTTCGCCATCGAGGCCTCCTACATCGGGGAAGCCGCCCAGGCCCTGGACGTACCTCTGGATCTGACGGTGATCGCCTACATTTGGGGAGACATGTCGACCAATGCCTTGCAGCCGTTCTGGGCGCTGCCGTTGCTCGCGCTGTGTGGCTTGTCCTTCCGGCACATCATGGGGTTCCTGGTCATCTTCGCCTTGGTGACATGCACGATCGGGACCGCTGCTTTTCTCCTAGCACCCCTGTTCTTCTGA